The genome window CAGGACTTCTTTTATCTCTTCTGGAGTGGCTCCATATTTTAATGCCTTTTTTGTATCCACCATTATCTTTGGTTTGTGCTCTGCCATCAGACCTGTAGATACAGCTATAAGATACTTATATTTCTTGGGGATTACATCATTCGTGTAAATTACTTCATAATAATCTTCAATGACCTCCTGATGTGTTATTCTAAGGTTGTAGGTCTCGGGGTGGTGGTACCCCCACCTCGAAAACTCAGAGTTGTGCTCCA of Halarsenatibacter silvermanii contains these proteins:
- a CDS encoding carboxymuconolactone decarboxylase family protein, producing MEHNSEFSRWGYHHPETYNLRITHQEVIEDYYEVIYTNDVIPKKYKYLIAVSTGLMAEHKPKIMVDTKKALKYGATPEEIKEVLRMTIWWCGAPTKVKIVPEVLKYLQEKGEPEITDF